The genome window CTCCTTTGTCATGCAACCAAAGAGGTGTTGGCTTCAGGAGACCTTTCTCCTAAGCCTGGCTGTTTGTGAGATAATTAACCGTTTAGGACTGCCAGCACAGCTGTACTGTACGTACAGCTTTGAACATGTCTGTGATGGCCTCGCTACCCTGTTGGCGTACTCGTGGCTTCTGGTGTGGGTCGGCGGGCCCGTGTTCCAGAGCTGTATCTGTATGGAGCCTTACGTCGCAGTGGTCCACTTTTTGATCCTCCATAAGGTAAATGTTTACATTGATTTTCTTCAGTCTTATAGTCAGACCTGTGAAAATAAGCCATATTTTGTGCTGTTTCCATTCCCAGGTTCTGGTGTCTTCTTTTTGATCGCTTTGCTTATGTTGTTAAAGCAAAATTTGGATTGATTtggtttaaatgtaaatgtgctgtatttatatatcttaactgctcaaagcgcttttacatctacaggaaacattcaccattcacacacattcatacactgtggccggggctgccgtacaaggtgccacctgctcatcagatacacattcacactccgatgcgcagcaccgggggcaactcggggttcagtgtcttgccccaGGACACTTCgccaatgactgcaggggcagggatcgaaccaccaaccttccgattggcaggcaaccgctttaccactgagccacagccacccttTCACCACACTGCATACTTTTCTTTCCTGACACTTTTTAGTTGTGTTCTCTGAAGTAGCCCATTCCAGGAGAGAGGGATGAAAGAAGAGATgacacgaaaaaaaaaaagccttcatCATTTTgttctggcttttttttttggtaaattaTCTACCGTTACTGATCACTGaaagtttgaaagaaaaaaaaaaaactgaatgtttCTGGTATTGTTACAGCTCTTTGTGAATCTGGGAACTGTCTCTGGGCTTACCCAACCTTACTTTACCTGCACAAGGCTGGGGAACTATCCTGTATCAGAGAGCCCTGACCTGCAGGCTAAATAGGCAGAAATAGTTTTAAATTTCTAGTAGATGTACAATGATTCCCCTTACCAATCGTCTGTTAGACGTCAGCTCTGACTTTGTATTTGATGATGGAAATTCCTCAATCAGGGGCAAAATTGGAAAATGCTGCTGAATACAAGCCTCCGCCCATGTAACTTGAGATGTTGTCTTTGCTGGTTTGCataaggtgtttgtgtgttattattGGTGATATCCGAGTCTTTGACGCAAAAAAACGCCCCCTTGTCTTTTACTATACCATTAAAGTTGACCTAAATAAGATACTGGTTCATACTGTTTTTTCTTAACCAAAAAGAGCTTGTTTCCATGGTGACAGCTGGTATAACCATCtgacttgtgtgtgtatatataaaagaggtctaacatttaaatgattcttCCATCACCTTATTTTCAAAGTGAGATGAGTATTTACAAGTCATCTTGGACATAACATTTGACATAAAAAGTATAATCTAAAAACTACATATTTTAACTCAATTTATTCATAAAAATACAATCTCATGTACAAAATAGACAAATTGTTCATGACTTAAAAAAAGCAGGAAACTGGATTATATTCTCCCCGTATTCTTGCCGTCTTCCTTTAGTAATTTGTAACCCATCTTTTTTGGCCCATAATTTATGCGCCACTTCACACGCACCATTATGCTATCCATCATAATTGCCCTCATGGCTCTTCCCATATTTGATCTAGTCCACAAGGCAGAGGCCACTCAGTTACTCTCCtgctgtcaatgtcttgacGTGCTTTCAAAATGACAGTGTACTATGTCTGCTGTTTGATCCACCGTCCACTCCACAGAGTTTGTTGTTCATGCAGTATCTTGGTTTAGCAGTTGGTGAGAGTAGATGACATCTTCATAGTGGTATTTCTCTGCTATCGCCATGATGGAGTCATTGCACCTGATTCTACTCAAAATCTGTAGCATTTCCACCACAGAGGACCTACAGTACAAAGGGACATACAAAAGTGGATTAGTGTTATAAATGTATGAAGAGAAGTCATGATATCGACATGAATTTATTCAAATACAATAGGTGATCATGTCATATTTGGTCACTGAATGTGCAGACATCATTTGACGGGGCAATAGGGAGGCAACTTTTATGTCCAGCTGCTAATGCGTCATCACATAACCACAAACGGAcagcctttttctttaaaagtatttaagaaaacaatttcTTATTTATAAATGAAACATTTATCTATCAGTTGCTTAATTACATTATATTAAGAcaaaagagtattttttttccctccatttcACTGTGACTAAGTTGACCTGACAGTAATTCCCAAAACTTACTCATGCAAACATGTCTTTTTATTACCTAGTGTTTGGATCTTCAGGAGGCTGCTGTTTGCAGATGGTATGAACTTTCTGAACTAGGTGGTTTCTGAAATTCTGGAGCTGAGGCAAACAGGCATTCTCTCCTTTGAACCAAGAAAGCGGCAGACTGTCTGCTATctggagaaagagaggcagTGTGAGGTTAAACATAAAGAATGCGTAGACAccaaaaaatatacacattccacgtaaaaaaaaagttaaagattTAAACACCTTTCTGCATGCATGGACAGCATTGTCGTCCAGTGTCTGACTGCACACGGTGATCATCAAGTATCGGTTCAGCAGTTTGTCCAGCATCAGTTCCTTTAATACAAACTCGGGAAGCAGCAAATCCCATCTTCCCATGTTACCTAGTAGCTAATATAAACAATAATGAGTACTGAATGTGACTCCCCACTTGAAGAGACTAGAGaatatagtgttttaaaaaaagcatttgttaGAGAGCAGTACTTTTACGGCTGTCCAGAACTGTTGATCTCTGAAGCGACACTGAGGACACGACTTGTCTTTTAGGAACCTGGTGAGAAAAACAAACCATAAATAATAGATTGAAAATACCATAGAACATAACGAAGAAATTTGACACCATTTTGATTGGCCTGATCTTTAAACAATACATCAAATTTGAAAGTTATTGatcaacaatttgttttttttataaagcaaaAACTTGTCATATTTTAGTCTGTACTGTATGCTGAGAACAGAAGAGACTTCTTTGGTGAAACCAGGAAAAGTGTTATAAGAGTAGGGGCTACTGGTTGGAGAATGGGTGAAGTCATACCTGCTTTCTCTTTGTAAGTCAGTGGTTGCCAACCTTATTGGTTTCACCTGCCCCCACAGCCCTGTCAGATGAACTCACCAACCTTTTTAATTGATTCCCAATGTATGTTCCAAATGactatataacaatataacacCATTCCTTATAGTATAGTGGATATTGTTCTTGTTATACTTATTGAACTGTCAGTATTTAGATTACTGAATGGTTGAACCGTTTATCTACAACTTTTAGCTGTTTATTCAGTAGGCCTACTTTTAGCCGCTTGTGCAATACTTTAAGCTAATGAATTCTGCCAGTTACTCGTTACTTTTAGCTAAGTACTTGTTTAAACTTCTGTGCTCACTTGCTAACTAGTTTCCTACCACTCTTGCATGACTGAAACATCCAAGAGGTGTTACAGCTGAAAGTCTTTTAATCAAATCGAAATTTCAGTTAGTTGAGCTGCtttacaatcttttttttatagcgAGATTGACGTTCTGCCAATAGGATTCTGAAaggtaaaaataaagtttactttttaaaagttgccaaacgGTTCCCTTGACAAGCccaaagtgatctgtgggtTTTGTCGTGGGGACCTGAGCTATCACCGTAgaacgtccagtctgaaataccactagATGGcaaagcacacagctgatgcaaatTTTCCaccccctcgtcaaagtattttttccacCCTTTTATTGACCGACAGTGTTACACtatgtgagagattatttactCCAAGTGTGAACgactgctccaagtgagaatgttacgtgtgaaattgaacactacggTAGGCtgtatgccaatgttgttttcaataaaaaaaacaaaaaacatttgcacaaagcaagccaatccacttttccatgttgataagagcattaaaatgagaaaaaaaataatgggacatttagaatagataaaaatgtgtgattatttGCGATTAATtacgagttaactatgacattaatgcaattaatcatGACTAAATAtcttaatcgtttgacagcaatAGTttatactgaaagcagcaggaaAAGAAACTGACTCTTTGGGGTAAAGAGGGATGAAGACATCTTCATCTACACAGCTCCTCAGTCTGCAGATCACAGCCTCTTTCAATGCCTGCATGGGAGATAAATACACATTGTTAACAAACATGACACTGACATGCACATTATTGTAATTCATACATATTGTATATTAAcgttttttccatttcttattttatttatttttttagatattaGGGTTTCTAAAAATCAGTTGGGATTTATTGCTTTGgtgcaacatttttttgtaaatgtatttctCAAGATTTTACAATACAATTATACAAACAACAACCCTGATCCCACCCACccaaaggtacacacacacacacacacacacacacacacagtcaaagaaagaggaaacttaaaaaaaaaaaaaaatctaaaattaaaaaactaaagtcTGCCACCAACAAAGTGTAACACTCTGAAAGACACTCTATACATTTTGTTAGTAAATGACTTCATAAATAATGCAACTGTACGTCACCCATGTTAAAAATGGGCCTAAACGGCATTGCAGGATGGATTCTGTATTAACTATGTGTAAGTGTTGGCTTTACCTTGACCGGTTTACTCTGCTCTCCTTCAAAGATGGAATAGTCCTCCTTCAGTTGGTGACAAACATCGGATAGACAGACTGACTGACGGCGGGACATGGGATCCCACACCAGCTCCACGTAGGCTAAACAAagagagcaaaagaaaaaaaggtgaacTTTCTGTAGTTTGACACATCTGTGGTCTGACACAGACTGATGTGATTTAAACATGATGAATCACTCAGAAGAACTGGATGCTAGCCGGCTCTCCGTTGTAGAGAAGCCTCGTTACTGGAACATGCagtggaagagaggaggagggagatgaGGAACACTTTATTCTTTATTagcctttttttgtatttccctTAATTGTCAAGCACTTTGTAATTTTTAtctgaaaagtgctatataaataaacttaacTTACTTCTTAGAAATAAGGAGCATGTACAGCAActagtaaaaaatattttttcccctcttctaGGAAATCCTGTACAGACTTATTGTTAAACCTTGTCGGACGGGGACCAAAGTGATATTTCAACCTGAATTAAGTTGTTTTAGCTCCAAGGAACTTGCACCATCAAACAGCCTTTCCCAAATACTATACGCTCTCTCTTGCATTTGACTACATTTCACCTATGCTCATTTTATGAGTGGTGGATAGGTATAACTGTTTGAATGTGTTACCTGTTATTTTGGGTAGGACAGTCTTTTCGATGATATTAgacagtgtctgtctgtctgtgtgctctAGCTCCTCATGGCCATGACCATGACAAAAGGTCTCCACTGCTGTGAACCACGGTAGGTTTTCAAAGTCACCAATATTGTCCTgaaacacacaaattacattGGACACATAATGTCATAAGTTATGTTATGGCatatctctctctgtgtgtgtgtggtgtgtgtgtgggtgtgggtgtgggagCGAGTCtctggcccaatcccaaagtgagccccGAGGACTACggactaaagactcacagacttaattgatctcaggtgctaagtgagtaagtgtgtgaggccacatgggcaGATAGGTATAAttgggattgggacagcacttcacgAGATCACAGGTTACCTTGGTGATgtttaataacaaagatgttgctgacatttgccggtttgggtattttcattttttttttttcctttattagacagagacagtggatagacatgtaaaagggggggggggaagagaagagagagaggagaggagaggagagagagagagagagagagagagagaggagaagaaaaggagagagaagagagagagaggatagagagagagaggagatgggggataacatgcagcaaaaggccacaggctggatttgaacccgggccgctgcaggactcagtcAACAGGGGGCGAGCGCACTTACTCGGTGAGCTATAGGCCGCCCCGGTATTTATTTTAAGTTCGTTGCTTTCTACACGGCCAAGGCACAAGAGACGGCTGgctgatttaaaatgttcaaattcttgttttacaagctggacaacaggtcTGTTCCGTGGTTGTGTGTCgtgctgttgtttacctttgtaGTTTCCAGATTTCCCTAAGGTCTCGCAGTAAACGTCAcaacgctttgaactgtgggtaattccctttggtgaagtctgcatcCTTGCACACTCACGGAAAGGGCTCGGTAAGTGTGTTCTCAAACCCTTGCACCCTTTGAAATTCCACTTTGGGACAAGCTCTTACAAATTTCGCGAGAATGCGCACCAAAGTCTGTGAGTCCGGACTTTGGGTATTGggcctctgtgtttgtgtacctTTAGTGGGTTCCACGCCAGTAGCTGATGTCTTATGATGGGGTTCAACAACTTGGGCAGACACAGAGAGATGTAGGCACTGTGGTAAGAGTCAGAGTAAGATCCTCTCCATTCTTCAAAATGGGACAGAATCTTCTTAACATCGCTAAACTCGTCCTGGACGTCAGAAAACACTGTCTGGGACCTCAACAGGATATCAGCTGCAGAGTGGGCAGACAGGGAAGGAAAGAGAGTCAGACAAAAACAACCGAGGGATCACTTTATTCAACCTGTACTTCTGTTTCCCTCGTCTAAggatattatgctaattttgtcataaaatgttaaatgtgaaagAGTAAAAacaagaggagaagagagagagcttCAGTTTTGTACAGACTTGTCTTGTAGCCTGGCAAAATGTTACCGTATCACACTTAAATATAGTGTTAAAGCCGGGTCAAATAAAACCCTGGTGTATAGGCGGAAGTTGTCAGTTGAAGAGATTTAATTCCTTCTCCTCACCTATCTTCTTCTgcagctgctcctcctcttcggCTGAGGGCTGTGTGTCTTCAGGTATATCCAAATCCTCTTCAGCTTTAACAACAGAGTTGGCCTCACTGCAACATTTCAGACAAAtatcatacacacatactgtatgtgtaagaGTAGAGTGTAGCACCGATTTCACCTTGTGCATCCCCCTCATTTTGTAAACATTTCTTATTTACTATTACAGCAATCTTAATTATGTGTAGAAtatttgagggaaaaaaaagaaaccaaagaaGATATTGGAAAATGTTATCttcacctatctatctatcacccTTTGTAGGTGCACTATTGCCtgttatgtgtgtgcatttatatGATTGGTTCTCTTTTCATACcaacctaattttttttttaaagattattttattgggcattttcagcctatATTTTAGGACAGCTCaaaaaatgaaaggggagagagagggagaatgagatgcagcaaagggccgcaggtcggagtcaaaccagggcccactgcgttgaggagtacACCTCTGTttatgggcgcccactctaccaactgagccatctggGCATCCATACCAACTCTATTTAATTGGGGTTTGTAATGTGTTTCATAATGACCCTGATGAAGGCCACAAGTTCTAGAGTTATTCTATGTACTACAAGTTTTGCTGAAGTTTTGATCTCTTTAGATTTCTTTGCCTTCTCTATGCACCTTAGAAGTAGTGCCTTCTTTGGAAAACGTCATCTTCACAGATATTTTTATTACACTCACCCTTGACTTTCTGTTCCACTGGCTGAGGTTCCATCTGTGTCAGGTAAAAAAagcatgaacaaaaaaaaaaaatcctgttatTATTCAATATTTCTTCCGGAGACTATTGtgagacatactgtacagatacacaaatgcacatagaagacacatggacacacagatGTTACTCACAGCTGAGCTGCTGCAGGCAATCAGCCTGTTCCTTGGTCCTCTGTCGTCTCTGTGCTAACAGCGCATCCATCTGGCCAGACAGCAGAGAGTGCAAATCCAATTCCAGTGAGTTGATCTCAACAACCTGCAATCAACAAATTATCCTTAGTCAGCAAATGATCACCATCTGTCTGTTTCTTAGTTTTACATTATTGCTCAGTAGTAGAGCTAACATTTTTCCAGACAAGCTGTTACTGTTGATTATAATGACAGACAGCTTTAAATGGAAAGAGAGATTAAAACACACAGACgtgttttatgtaaaatctTCCGTTTTTatcattaatattaatacaCACAATGATCACAATATGACAACCATTCCATCAACCAAAACATGGCTACAAAAACCTGAAGCCTGCCAACCAGCTCTCAAACTAAAACTGCAACCTTCTCTAACAGACACCCTGCTATTTGTTGTACTGTCATCACATTGGAAAGGAACAATTCTAGGTTCTATTACCTTATACCTTATTATTTGACATATTTGCTTTTATACAACAGTTAACAGCAAACATTTAGGGAACACATTTACTCATTTCTGACCTTCTCTCGTAGACACTCCACCAGGTTGTGGATAAAGAGGGTCATAGCCCTGTAAAACTtcagctggctctctgatgAACTTTCCTCCAGAGTTTCCGCAGAGGTTTTAGCACTCTCAACATCGCCCTCCATCCTCTTCAACTCTGCCTGCCGTGCTCTGTGCACCTCCTTCAAGGAGTCTAgtcttgagagagagagagaaaaattagTACAAGATGTAGAGTTAAGTAAGGTATATGTTTGATTACAACATATGTACGTTTGGCAATTGGGACTCATTTCAAAAGGTACTAGGACAAATTATATAAACATCACGACATTTCAGACCAATATTTGAATCATGAATTTTATTGCTATTATATCAAATAGGATTGTGCCGATGGACGATATCATCCTCCATTGTGAAGGTCGACCAGCATCCCGATGGAGAGCCACCATTGTCATGCCTTGCTCTCCACCCTGTCAGACACACGCTTATCCTAGTGAACGAGAAAGTGACAACTGTGTCGGTCcgaaactagcaaagacacttgcttTGGGCTTTGCGCTTTGCTGCCTCTTACGTGGCAGCCACTCCCCCCTTATGTGCAACCTATTTGTAGTGACGCAGTCTCTTTCTCCCTGTCAGTACAGCAGCTCGCTCTCCTGGACTAGTAACGTATCAGTGCGTATTCAATGCAAATATAACcgagaatgtagtttaatctcagtaattATGGTATATCAGGTTATTACTGTTGCTCTGTTAAAGGCAAACGCTCCATGTACTGTCGTTAGAGACCTGATTGAGTCTAGACTTTACAGCATCGTAGTTTAGAGAAAGTAGGTCAAGTTGTCATTTACTGCCCCTACCAGCAGCAGCATCtaatactgtctatttacagaggacatttaaatgtatgtctgatcGTTTCTATGTTAACTGTTAGCCCATATTAGtagaaaaaatacatacataaccTTAGGGACATTACCCAAATGTCAAATTG of Etheostoma spectabile isolate EspeVRDwgs_2016 chromosome 1, UIUC_Espe_1.0, whole genome shotgun sequence contains these proteins:
- the gcfc2 gene encoding LOW QUALITY PROTEIN: intron Large complex component GCFC2 (The sequence of the model RefSeq protein was modified relative to this genomic sequence to represent the inferred CDS: inserted 1 base in 1 codon; deleted 2 bases in 1 codon), whose protein sequence is MFNKKPRRNFRRRKGNSSDEEDDQENRGDREESEKAPAAVNKPSKLAQGRGITCSSKRESTPPKPDSSDGDDGETLEVTEEREERNKDSDGFKTKTNSFLSFSDDKEAEEPTFKLKRSSDKAVLFQVRKKEASPAKTNQSTVPAGGGVPTCASPRQEYDSLASPCALHDDDDDDDDTDKNGDDYNKSDEGDARSPSASSASDSSRSATKPVVIPNAEEIKAARWQRRATRAQKEFISLDRDGHSSAGSTPDHYSREDEEDRVDDDDDEADDHXRRIEFAPRLKSIRERIAEKLGESDESLSGTDGEEQELWEETQIEKGVKRRPGDQSPSGSDSSSYSSSRRDRRRRRQHKRLTGVRSLKTLPPISVSMIKKRITAKLDSLKEVHRARQAELKRMEGDVESAKTSAETLEESSSESQLKFYRAMTLFIHNLVECLREKVVEINSLELDLHSLLSGQMDALLAQRRQRTKEQADCLQQLSYGTSASGTESQGEANSVVKAEEDLDIPEDTQPSAEEEEQLQKKIADILLRSQTVFSDVQDEFSDVKKILSHFEEWRGSYSDSYHSAYISLCLPKLLNPIIRHQLLAWNPLKDNIGDFENLPWFTAVETFCHGHGHEELEHTDRQTLSNIIEKTVLPKITAYVELVWDPMSRRQSVCLSDVCHQLKEDYSIFEGEQSKPVKALKEAVICRLRSCVDEDVFIPLYPKEFLKDKSCPQCRFRDQQFWTAVKLLGNMGRWDLLLPEFVLKELMLDKLLNRYLMITVCSQTLDDNAVHACRKIADSLPLSWFKGENACLPQLQNFRNHLVQKVHTICKQQPPEDPNTRSSVVEMLQILSRIRCNDSIMAIAEKYHYEDVIYSHQLLNQDTA